The following proteins are co-located in the Pseudomonas antarctica genome:
- a CDS encoding co-chaperone GroES — protein MSKLRPLHDRVVIRRSEEEKKTAGGIVLPGSAAEKANHGVIVAAGPGKTLENGEVRALAVKVGDKVVFGPYSGSNTVKVDGEDLLVMAENEILAVLEG, from the coding sequence ATGAGCAAGCTTCGTCCTCTGCACGACCGCGTCGTTATCCGTCGCAGCGAAGAAGAAAAGAAAACCGCTGGCGGTATCGTTCTGCCAGGTTCGGCTGCTGAAAAAGCCAACCACGGTGTGATCGTCGCTGCAGGCCCAGGCAAGACTCTGGAAAACGGTGAAGTGCGTGCGCTGGCCGTTAAAGTCGGTGACAAGGTTGTTTTCGGCCCTTACTCCGGCAGCAACACTGTGAAAGTTGACGGCGAAGACCTGCTGGTAATGGCTGAGAACGAAATTCTCGCTGTACTGGAAGGCTGA
- a CDS encoding FxsA family protein, with the protein MRPFLLLFLLFPVLELFVFVQVSSAIGFFPALLLIIAGSMLGVLVLRVAGLATALRARESLNRGELPAQTMLEGLMMALAGGLLILPGFISDVVGLVMLLPFTRKLLAGKMRQRAEEAAIRQRAFADDLQTRGGPAPRQPLGREGDVIEGEFEHRDSK; encoded by the coding sequence ATGCGCCCTTTTTTATTGCTCTTTCTGCTGTTTCCGGTGTTGGAGCTGTTCGTATTCGTTCAAGTCAGCAGTGCGATCGGGTTCTTCCCGGCACTGTTGCTGATAATCGCGGGCTCGATGCTCGGCGTCCTGGTGCTGCGCGTCGCCGGCCTGGCAACTGCGTTGCGTGCCCGTGAAAGCCTGAACCGTGGCGAACTGCCCGCGCAGACCATGCTTGAAGGCCTGATGATGGCCTTGGCGGGTGGCTTGTTGATCCTGCCGGGTTTTATCAGCGATGTGGTTGGCCTGGTCATGCTGTTGCCGTTCACCCGCAAGCTGTTGGCCGGCAAGATGCGCCAGCGTGCCGAAGAGGCTGCGATTCGCCAGCGTGCATTCGCCGATGACCTGCAAACTCGTGGTGGCCCGGCTCCGCGCCAACCGTTGGGGCGTGAAGGTGATGTGATCGAAGGTGAGTTCGAGCACCGCGACAGTAAATAA
- a CDS encoding HugZ family protein translates to MSAQVAKNARELLLKEYRGALSTLSKAMPGFPFGSVVPYCLDEQGRPIILISRIAQHTHNLQKDPKCSLLVGEREADDIQAVGRLTYLAEAEKLEDEAAIEAAAERYYRYFPDSANYHKAHDFDFWVLKPVRHRYIGGFGAIHWVDQLTLANPFAVKTERSMIEHMNSDHTKAIAHYVELAGLPAHEPAQLAGIDSEGMHLRIGQSLHWLPFAEPCNTPTQVREALVSLAHAEVWPKKEPADA, encoded by the coding sequence TTGAGCGCGCAGGTTGCCAAGAACGCCCGAGAGCTGTTGCTCAAGGAATACCGTGGGGCTCTCTCCACATTGTCCAAAGCCATGCCCGGGTTTCCCTTCGGCTCGGTCGTGCCCTATTGCCTCGACGAGCAGGGCCGCCCGATTATCCTGATCAGCCGTATCGCCCAGCACACCCATAACCTGCAGAAAGATCCCAAGTGTTCGCTGCTGGTGGGGGAGCGCGAGGCCGATGATATACAAGCGGTAGGGCGCCTGACCTACCTGGCCGAAGCTGAAAAGCTTGAGGATGAGGCTGCGATTGAAGCGGCCGCCGAGCGGTATTACCGCTACTTCCCGGATTCTGCCAACTATCACAAAGCCCACGATTTCGACTTCTGGGTGCTCAAGCCCGTGCGGCACCGCTATATCGGCGGGTTTGGCGCGATTCACTGGGTCGATCAGTTGACCCTGGCCAACCCGTTCGCCGTCAAGACCGAGCGCAGCATGATCGAGCACATGAACAGCGACCACACCAAGGCCATTGCGCATTACGTCGAACTCGCCGGCTTGCCTGCACATGAACCGGCGCAATTGGCCGGTATCGACAGCGAAGGCATGCACCTGCGTATCGGTCAGTCCCTGCATTGGCTGCCCTTCGCAGAGCCTTGCAACACTCCGACACAAGTACGCGAAGCCCTGGTTTCATTGGCTCACGCCGAAGTTTGGCCGAAAAAAGAACCCGCCGACGCTTGA
- a CDS encoding DUF481 domain-containing protein — MLSRTLLCLAVFSASTPLLADTVWLKNGDRLTGKIKVFDGGKLLIQTSYAGAIPVDWKQVKTLESDQELLVKQDAYSGEKAKSLKAAEDGKVVLANGEAPKTVDLASIQQIIKPKPVIEDLVWKGNVDLALDYKRADKDTNDYDVDFKTSARHGQWRHTAKGEYNREFQDDVTTTDNWALEYDLDRFITEHWFWQGRLTYKRDKVEDLSRQRTVGTGPGYQFWDDELGAFSLGSLVNRTDYEYADGGKTNFYSLAMKWSYNRYLVGKTVEFFTNGELGKPLAGPSEYSLDAEMGLRYKVTEWASLNLKAERDIINGESQSSLDKTRYTAGFGVAW, encoded by the coding sequence ATGTTGTCCAGAACCCTGCTGTGCCTTGCTGTTTTCAGCGCCTCCACGCCCTTGCTCGCCGACACCGTCTGGCTGAAGAACGGTGACCGCCTGACCGGCAAGATCAAAGTCTTCGACGGTGGCAAGCTGCTGATTCAGACCAGCTATGCGGGGGCGATCCCGGTGGATTGGAAGCAGGTCAAGACCCTGGAGAGCGATCAGGAACTGCTGGTCAAGCAGGACGCCTACAGCGGTGAAAAAGCCAAGTCCCTGAAAGCGGCGGAGGACGGCAAGGTCGTTCTCGCCAATGGCGAAGCGCCCAAGACTGTGGACTTGGCCAGCATCCAGCAAATCATCAAGCCCAAGCCGGTCATCGAAGACCTGGTGTGGAAGGGCAACGTCGACCTGGCGCTGGATTACAAGCGCGCCGACAAAGACACCAACGACTACGACGTTGACTTCAAGACCTCGGCCCGTCACGGCCAGTGGCGCCATACCGCGAAGGGTGAATACAACCGCGAGTTCCAGGATGACGTGACCACCACCGATAACTGGGCGCTGGAATATGACCTGGACCGCTTTATTACCGAGCATTGGTTCTGGCAGGGCCGTCTGACCTACAAACGCGACAAGGTCGAAGACTTGTCCCGCCAGCGCACCGTCGGTACCGGCCCGGGCTACCAGTTCTGGGACGATGAGCTGGGCGCGTTCTCCCTCGGTTCGCTGGTTAACCGCACCGATTATGAATACGCCGACGGCGGCAAAACCAACTTCTATTCACTGGCCATGAAGTGGAGCTACAACCGCTACCTGGTGGGCAAGACCGTGGAGTTCTTCACCAATGGTGAATTGGGCAAACCACTTGCCGGGCCGTCCGAATACTCCCTGGATGCGGAAATGGGGCTGCGTTACAAAGTCACTGAATGGGCTTCGCTTAACCTCAAGGCTGAGCGCGACATCATTAATGGCGAATCCCAGAGCAGCCTGGACAAGACGCGCTACACCGCAGGGTTCGGCGTGGCCTGGTAA
- a CDS encoding MGMT family protein yields MRRTALYLTLAQVPEGCVVSYGELAQLAGLGRAARWVGRTLSQLPEDTRLPWHRVLGAGGRISLPAGSASGDEQRARLRSEGVSILNNRVDIQRHGWRPVEHSG; encoded by the coding sequence ATGCGCCGCACGGCGTTGTACCTGACATTGGCGCAAGTGCCCGAAGGTTGCGTGGTGAGTTATGGCGAGCTGGCGCAGCTGGCCGGGCTGGGCCGTGCCGCCCGCTGGGTCGGGCGCACGCTCAGCCAACTGCCCGAGGACACCCGGTTGCCCTGGCACCGGGTACTGGGTGCCGGTGGTCGGATAAGTCTGCCAGCGGGCAGTGCGTCAGGCGACGAACAACGTGCGCGTTTGCGCAGTGAAGGCGTCAGTATCCTGAACAATCGCGTTGATATTCAGCGTCATGGCTGGCGCCCGGTAGAGCACAGCGGTTAG